A genome region from Frankineae bacterium MT45 includes the following:
- a CDS encoding alpha-1,4-glucan:maltose-1-phosphate maltosyltransferase, translating to MAGRIGLNSVRPVVANGEYPARAVVGEEVEVSAIVFREGHDAVAANVALKPPGTGKAVSTRLLRTAEPGLDRWAATVTFDEPGLWSFVVEAWSDPLTTWHHALTVKLEAGQGVEDLENDLATGAILLEQVARSLPKPRRAGVLAAAEALKDQKLDLAHRAAPALDAQLQLLLHAHPIRELVTKSPRHTVWVDRTRALHGSWYEFFPRSIGAELVTDDDGQTKPVKHGTFATAAKHLDYVAGLGFDVVYLPPIHPIGETNRKGPNNTLVAASWDVGSPWAIGSIDGGHDAIHPALGTMADFKAFVARAKKLKLEVALDYALQCAPDHPWVKSHPEWFTTKPDGSIAYAENPPKKYQDIYPLNFDNDPKGLYAECRRVLQVWIDAGVRIFRVDNPHTKPINFWQWLISTVKKDHPDVLFLAEAFTTPAMMHELARVGFTQSYTYYTWRNTNEELRTYAEELVEAADYMRPNFFVNTPDILPEYLQHSGPSGFKIRAILAATLSPTWGVYSGYELFERLPVRAGSEEYLDSEKYQLRPRDFASAEADGRSLAPLLRQLNQIRSEHKSLHRLRNLKFHPVENDAMLAYSKTSGDDTILVVCSTDPYNVRESWTWLDMPALGFDWHDRFDAHDLLTGRTFDWGQNNFVRLDPHDPTTAPAHILHIRPKPWG from the coding sequence GTGGCTGGACGCATAGGACTCAACTCAGTACGCCCCGTCGTCGCCAACGGCGAATACCCAGCACGAGCTGTGGTCGGCGAAGAGGTCGAGGTCTCGGCCATCGTGTTCCGGGAAGGGCATGACGCCGTAGCGGCCAATGTGGCGTTGAAGCCCCCAGGAACCGGCAAGGCCGTCAGCACCCGCCTGCTGCGCACCGCCGAGCCCGGACTGGATCGGTGGGCGGCCACCGTCACCTTCGACGAGCCGGGACTCTGGAGCTTCGTGGTGGAGGCCTGGAGCGACCCGCTCACCACCTGGCACCACGCGTTGACGGTGAAGCTGGAGGCCGGGCAGGGGGTCGAGGATCTGGAGAACGATCTGGCGACTGGTGCGATCCTGCTGGAGCAGGTCGCCCGTAGCCTCCCCAAGCCGCGACGGGCCGGTGTGCTCGCCGCCGCCGAGGCGCTCAAGGATCAGAAGCTCGATCTGGCCCACCGGGCGGCCCCGGCCCTGGACGCGCAACTGCAACTCCTGCTGCACGCCCACCCGATCCGCGAACTCGTCACCAAGTCACCCCGGCACACCGTCTGGGTCGACCGCACTCGCGCCCTACACGGAAGCTGGTACGAATTCTTCCCCCGCTCGATCGGCGCCGAGCTCGTCACCGACGACGACGGCCAGACAAAGCCCGTAAAACACGGCACATTCGCCACCGCCGCCAAGCATCTCGACTACGTCGCCGGTCTCGGTTTCGATGTGGTCTACCTGCCACCGATCCACCCGATCGGCGAGACGAATCGCAAGGGCCCGAACAACACGCTGGTCGCAGCCAGCTGGGACGTCGGCAGCCCCTGGGCCATCGGATCGATCGACGGCGGCCATGACGCCATCCATCCGGCCCTCGGCACCATGGCTGACTTCAAGGCGTTCGTGGCCCGCGCCAAGAAACTCAAGCTCGAGGTGGCCCTGGACTACGCGCTGCAGTGCGCACCGGACCATCCGTGGGTGAAGTCGCATCCGGAGTGGTTCACCACCAAACCCGATGGCAGCATCGCGTATGCCGAGAATCCCCCTAAGAAATACCAGGACATCTACCCACTCAACTTCGACAACGACCCGAAGGGCCTCTACGCGGAGTGCCGGCGGGTGCTGCAGGTCTGGATCGACGCCGGGGTGCGGATCTTCCGCGTCGACAACCCGCACACCAAGCCCATCAACTTCTGGCAGTGGCTCATCAGCACGGTGAAGAAGGACCACCCGGACGTGCTCTTCCTGGCCGAGGCCTTCACTACACCGGCGATGATGCATGAGCTGGCTCGCGTCGGATTCACCCAGAGCTACACGTACTACACCTGGCGGAACACCAACGAGGAGCTACGCACCTACGCCGAGGAGCTGGTCGAGGCGGCCGATTACATGCGGCCGAACTTCTTCGTCAACACCCCGGACATCCTGCCTGAGTACCTGCAGCACAGCGGGCCCTCCGGCTTCAAGATCCGGGCCATCCTGGCGGCAACACTCTCGCCGACCTGGGGTGTCTACTCTGGCTACGAACTCTTCGAGCGTCTCCCGGTCCGGGCCGGCTCGGAGGAGTACCTGGACAGCGAGAAGTACCAGCTGCGGCCCCGCGACTTCGCCTCGGCCGAGGCCGACGGACGCTCACTGGCCCCGCTACTGCGCCAGCTGAACCAGATCCGGAGCGAGCACAAGTCCCTCCACCGGCTGCGGAATCTCAAGTTCCACCCGGTGGAGAACGACGCCATGCTGGCCTACAGCAAGACCTCGGGTGATGACACGATCCTGGTCGTCTGCAGCACCGACCCGTACAACGTCCGGGAATCGTGGACGTGGCTGGATATGCCGGCCCTCGGCTTCGACTGGCACGACCGCTTCGACGCCCACGACCTGCTCACCGGCCGCACCTTCGACTGGGGGCAGAACAACTTCGTCCGCCTCGATCCACACGACCCGACCACTGCACCGGCACACATCCTGCACATCCGACCGAAACCGTGGGGCTGA
- a CDS encoding trehalose synthase: protein MNSDRSDLQAATEVAAEFSSDPDWFKRAVFYEVLVRGFSDSNGDGTGDLRGLAEKLDYLQWLGIDCLWLPPFYPSPLRDGGYDVSDYTGVLPEFGTIEDFTALLAQAHARGIRVIIDFVMNHTSDQHPWFQASRNDPTGPYGDFYVWEDDDTRYSDARIIFVDTEPSNWTFDPVRRQYFWHRFFSHQPDLNFDSPNVQQAVIDALRFWLDLGIDGFRLDAVPYLFVRDGTNGENLPETHDFLKRLRKEIDRDYPDRVMLCEANQWPADVVEYFGDPATGGDECHMAFHFPVMPRIFMAVRREQRYPISEIMAQTPAIPANCQWGIFLRNHDELTLEMVSDEERDYMWAEYAKDPRMKANIGIRRRLAPLLENDINQIELFNALLLALPGSPVLYYGDEIGMGDNIWLGDRDGVRTPMQWTPDRNAGFSTCDPGRLYLPANMDSIYGYQVTNVESHTRNTSSLLHWTRRMISVRKANPAFGLGTFTDLGGSNPSVLSFVREFGDDIVLSVNNLSRFAQPVELDLREWQGVEPIELLGGSRFPAIGELPYLLTLAGHGFYWLRIPRFRESDGRPGPRTEAGA, encoded by the coding sequence GTGAACTCTGACCGAAGCGATCTGCAGGCCGCAACCGAGGTTGCCGCCGAATTCAGCTCCGATCCGGATTGGTTCAAACGCGCAGTCTTTTACGAGGTTCTGGTCCGCGGCTTCAGCGACTCCAACGGCGACGGCACCGGCGACCTGCGCGGATTGGCCGAGAAACTCGACTATCTGCAGTGGCTCGGCATCGACTGCCTCTGGCTACCGCCGTTCTATCCGTCACCGCTGCGCGACGGCGGGTACGACGTCAGCGACTACACCGGTGTCCTCCCCGAGTTCGGCACGATCGAGGACTTCACCGCACTCCTGGCCCAGGCCCACGCCCGCGGAATCCGGGTGATCATCGACTTCGTGATGAACCACACCTCGGATCAGCACCCGTGGTTTCAGGCTTCGCGCAACGACCCGACCGGACCCTACGGGGACTTCTATGTCTGGGAGGACGACGACACCCGCTACTCCGACGCCCGCATCATCTTCGTCGACACCGAACCCTCGAACTGGACCTTCGACCCAGTGCGCCGTCAGTACTTCTGGCACCGGTTCTTCAGCCACCAGCCGGATCTCAACTTCGACTCACCGAACGTGCAGCAGGCCGTCATCGATGCGCTCCGCTTCTGGCTCGATCTCGGCATCGATGGCTTCCGCCTGGACGCGGTGCCGTATCTCTTCGTGCGAGACGGCACCAACGGCGAGAACCTGCCGGAGACCCACGACTTCCTCAAGCGACTGCGCAAGGAGATCGACCGGGACTACCCCGACCGCGTCATGCTCTGCGAGGCGAATCAGTGGCCGGCCGACGTCGTCGAGTACTTCGGTGACCCGGCGACCGGCGGCGACGAGTGCCATATGGCGTTCCATTTTCCGGTAATGCCCCGCATTTTCATGGCTGTCCGTCGGGAGCAGCGCTATCCGATCAGCGAGATCATGGCGCAGACCCCGGCCATTCCGGCCAACTGCCAGTGGGGAATCTTCCTGCGCAATCACGACGAGCTGACGCTGGAGATGGTGTCGGACGAAGAGCGCGACTACATGTGGGCCGAGTACGCCAAGGACCCGCGGATGAAGGCCAACATCGGGATCCGCCGCCGGTTGGCCCCGCTGCTGGAGAATGACATCAACCAGATCGAGCTCTTCAACGCGCTGCTGCTGGCCCTGCCCGGCTCGCCGGTGCTGTACTACGGCGACGAGATCGGCATGGGCGACAACATCTGGTTGGGCGACCGGGACGGGGTCCGCACACCGATGCAGTGGACGCCGGACCGCAACGCCGGCTTCTCCACCTGCGACCCGGGACGGCTGTACCTGCCGGCGAACATGGACTCCATCTACGGCTACCAGGTCACCAACGTCGAGTCACATACCCGGAATACTTCGTCGCTGCTGCACTGGACTCGCCGCATGATCAGCGTGCGCAAAGCGAACCCGGCCTTCGGCTTGGGTACTTTTACCGACCTCGGGGGTAGTAATCCCAGTGTGCTGAGTTTTGTCAGGGAGTTCGGTGACGACATCGTGCTGAGCGTGAACAACCTCTCACGTTTCGCTCAACCTGTTGAGTTGGACCTTCGGGAATGGCAGGGTGTCGAACCAATCGAGCTTCTCGGGGGATCGCGCTTTCCAGCGATCGGCGAGCTCCCCTACCTGCTCACCCTGGCCGGGCACGGCTTCTACTGGCTACGGATTCCGCGCTTTCGCGAGTCCGACGGACGACCAGGACCACGGACGGAGGCAGGCGCGTGA
- a CDS encoding 1,4-alpha-glucan branching enzyme, with translation MANKEITVQAEFDVDADVLERLVAGTLSDPHSILGSHPTENSATVIRTLRPHATSVTVIAAGTRTPLQRIHDAGVFAGLLATPPVDYRLEVSYGDQVNVVDDPYRWLPTLGEVDLHLIAEGRHENLWQVLGAHVRSYDTPGGEVSGTSFAVWAPSAQGVRVTGDFDYWTGRAYPMRAMGSTGVWEIFLPGVGDGTRYKFEILGADGVWRAKADPMAFAAQVPPETASVVFTSNYEWSDDAWLQRRAATAWHAAPMSIYEVHLGSWRKGLSYQQLANELVGYLVENSFTHVEFLPVAEHPFGGSWGYQVSSYYAPTSRFGSPDDFRHLVDRLHQAGIGVIVDWVPGHFPKDEFALARFDGTPLYEHGDPRRGEQLDWGTYVFNFGRHEVRNFLVANALFWLEEFHIDGLRVDAVASMLYLDYSRKEGEWLPNIYGGRENLEAVSFLQEVNGTVYKRVPGVVMIAEESTSWPGVTRPTHLGGLGFGFKWDMGWMNDTLRYIEHDPVHRQWHHNEITFSMAYAYSENFVLPLSHDEVVHGKSSLVNKIPGDRWQQMATLRALYAYMWAHPGKQLLFMGQELAQGSEWSEERSLDWWLLDGPDHRGVSRLVRDLNRAYVDTAALWEQDTEHAGFHWIDANDAKGNVYSFLRFARDGSALACVVNFSAMPHENYRLGLPTTGTWEEIINTDAEQYFGSGVGNFGSVRASSDPWHGQPASATLRVPPLGAVWLRQNAADRPH, from the coding sequence ATGGCAAACAAGGAGATCACCGTGCAGGCTGAGTTCGACGTCGATGCTGACGTGCTGGAGCGACTGGTCGCGGGCACCCTCAGCGACCCGCACAGCATCCTCGGCTCGCACCCCACCGAGAATTCGGCGACGGTGATCCGCACGCTGCGCCCGCATGCGACGTCGGTGACCGTCATCGCCGCCGGTACTCGCACGCCCCTACAGCGCATCCACGACGCCGGTGTCTTCGCCGGCCTGCTGGCCACGCCCCCGGTCGACTACCGGCTGGAGGTGAGCTACGGCGACCAGGTGAACGTCGTCGACGACCCATATCGCTGGCTGCCGACGCTGGGCGAGGTCGACCTGCACCTCATCGCCGAGGGGCGCCACGAGAACCTCTGGCAGGTCCTCGGCGCGCACGTGCGCAGCTACGACACACCGGGCGGCGAGGTGTCGGGCACCTCATTCGCGGTCTGGGCGCCGAGCGCACAGGGCGTCCGGGTCACCGGCGACTTCGACTACTGGACCGGTCGCGCCTATCCGATGCGGGCGATGGGCTCCACCGGCGTCTGGGAGATCTTCCTCCCCGGCGTCGGCGACGGCACCCGGTACAAGTTCGAGATTCTCGGGGCGGACGGGGTCTGGCGGGCCAAGGCCGACCCGATGGCCTTCGCCGCTCAGGTGCCACCCGAGACCGCGTCAGTCGTCTTCACCTCCAACTACGAGTGGAGCGACGACGCCTGGCTGCAGCGGCGCGCGGCCACCGCCTGGCACGCAGCCCCGATGTCGATCTACGAGGTGCACCTCGGTTCCTGGCGCAAGGGGCTCTCTTACCAGCAACTGGCCAACGAGCTCGTCGGCTACCTCGTCGAGAACAGCTTCACCCACGTCGAATTCCTGCCGGTGGCCGAGCATCCCTTCGGGGGCTCGTGGGGCTATCAGGTGAGCTCGTACTACGCACCGACCTCGCGCTTCGGCTCGCCCGACGATTTCCGCCACCTGGTCGACCGGCTGCACCAGGCCGGCATCGGCGTGATCGTCGACTGGGTCCCCGGCCATTTCCCCAAGGACGAGTTCGCACTCGCCCGCTTCGACGGAACTCCCCTGTACGAGCACGGGGATCCTCGCCGCGGCGAGCAGTTGGACTGGGGAACCTACGTCTTCAACTTCGGGCGCCACGAGGTGCGGAATTTCCTCGTCGCGAATGCACTCTTCTGGCTCGAGGAGTTCCACATCGATGGGCTGCGGGTAGATGCGGTGGCCTCGATGCTGTACCTCGACTACTCCCGCAAGGAGGGCGAGTGGCTGCCGAACATCTACGGCGGCCGCGAGAACCTGGAGGCGGTGTCGTTTCTGCAGGAGGTGAATGGCACGGTCTACAAGCGGGTTCCCGGAGTGGTGATGATCGCCGAGGAGTCGACCTCCTGGCCCGGTGTCACCCGGCCAACCCATCTGGGTGGTCTCGGCTTCGGGTTCAAGTGGGACATGGGCTGGATGAACGACACCCTGCGCTACATCGAGCACGATCCGGTGCATCGTCAGTGGCACCACAACGAGATCACCTTCTCGATGGCGTACGCCTACTCGGAGAACTTCGTGCTTCCGCTGTCCCACGACGAAGTCGTGCACGGGAAGTCCTCGCTGGTGAACAAGATCCCGGGTGACCGCTGGCAGCAGATGGCGACGCTGCGCGCTCTCTACGCCTACATGTGGGCCCATCCCGGCAAGCAGCTGCTCTTCATGGGTCAGGAGCTGGCCCAGGGCTCGGAGTGGTCCGAGGAGCGCTCGCTGGACTGGTGGCTGCTCGACGGTCCCGATCACCGCGGCGTCTCCCGCCTCGTCCGTGACCTCAACCGGGCCTACGTCGACACCGCGGCGCTCTGGGAGCAGGACACCGAGCACGCCGGGTTCCACTGGATCGATGCCAATGATGCAAAGGGAAATGTCTACTCGTTCCTGCGCTTCGCCCGGGATGGTTCGGCGCTGGCCTGCGTGGTGAACTTCTCGGCCATGCCGCACGAGAACTATCGGCTCGGGTTGCCCACGACCGGAACCTGGGAGGAGATCATCAACACCGACGCCGAGCAGTACTTCGGCTCCGGCGTCGGGAACTTCGGCAGCGTCCGCGCGTCGAGCGACCCGTGGCATGGTCAGCCGGCCTCGGCGACGTTACGTGTCCCGCCGCTGGGTGCGGTGTGGCTGCGTCAGAACGCAGCCGATCGTCCCCACTGA
- a CDS encoding starch phosphorylase: MKALRRLTVRATFPPELTKLAAIVSNLRWSWHPDSLDLMESVDPELWASCGHDPGRMLGEVSPARLAALARDRKFLRRLEDVADDLDDYLSQPRWYQNEQAAEVGGAGRPCALPASIGYFSPEFGITEVLPQYSGGLGILAGDHLKAASDLGVPIIGVGLLYRSGYFSQSLSRDGWQLERYPSLDPQGLPIKPLLDGDAPARITVPLSEGRKLYAQIWVAQVGRVPLLMLDSDVEENDPAARQVTDRLYGGGVDHRLEQELLLGIGGVRAIRAYCAATGTPAPEVFHTNEGHAGFLGIERIRELVQSENLSFDEALQAVRAGTVFTTHTPVPAGIDRFPRESIVAHLSGLEGVPIERILALGAEEDPAIFNMAHMGLRLGQRANGVSLLHGEVSRGMFADLWPGFDQAEVPIRSITNGVHAPTWMSRDIMELAERELGSEALDDGSSWSAIGRVGDEELWGIRRDLRERLVGEIRRRVRASALQRGMAEAELGWTSSTFDPDVLTIGFARRVPSYKRLTLMLRDPERLRSLLLHPERPVQIVIAGKSHPADDTGKQLIAQMVTFADDPAVRHRITFLPDYDIGMARYLYWGVDVWLNNPLRPLEACGTSGMKAALNGALNLSILDGWWDEWFDGENGWAIPSADGVTDVDRRDDVEALALYDLIEQQVSTRFYDRASNGVPSRWVQMVRHTISSLGPKVLATRMVRDYVNDLYAPAAASGAVLAANGHAKAKELSVWRSKVLDAWPGVSVAHVESVVEGDPQLGGVLRLRSEVRLNGLSIEDVDVQAVYGTVDAEDRLVDVEVISMTVGDHVDGVMRFEGDVPLQRTGSFGYTVRVLPKNELLATEAELGLVVTA; encoded by the coding sequence GTGAAGGCATTGAGACGACTCACCGTCCGCGCGACATTCCCCCCTGAGCTGACGAAACTCGCCGCGATCGTCAGCAATCTCCGGTGGTCCTGGCACCCTGATTCGCTGGACCTTATGGAGTCGGTCGACCCCGAACTCTGGGCGAGCTGTGGCCACGATCCGGGCCGCATGCTCGGTGAGGTGAGCCCGGCCCGTCTCGCGGCGCTGGCTCGCGACCGCAAGTTTCTGCGGCGGCTGGAGGACGTGGCCGACGACCTTGACGACTACCTGTCTCAGCCTCGCTGGTACCAGAACGAGCAGGCGGCCGAGGTCGGCGGTGCGGGACGTCCATGCGCGCTCCCGGCGTCGATCGGCTACTTCTCGCCCGAGTTCGGGATCACCGAGGTGCTGCCGCAGTACTCCGGTGGCCTGGGCATTCTCGCCGGCGACCACCTGAAGGCTGCGAGCGATCTCGGCGTGCCGATCATCGGCGTCGGCCTGCTCTACCGCTCGGGGTATTTCAGCCAGTCGCTCTCCCGCGACGGGTGGCAGCTGGAGCGCTACCCGTCGCTTGATCCGCAGGGACTGCCGATCAAGCCGCTGTTGGACGGTGACGCCCCGGCCCGGATCACCGTTCCGCTCTCGGAGGGGCGCAAGCTGTATGCGCAGATCTGGGTGGCCCAGGTCGGCCGGGTGCCGCTGCTCATGCTCGACAGTGACGTCGAGGAGAACGACCCGGCGGCGCGTCAGGTCACCGACCGCCTCTACGGCGGTGGCGTCGATCATCGCCTGGAGCAGGAACTGCTCCTCGGGATCGGCGGGGTGCGGGCGATCCGGGCCTACTGCGCGGCTACTGGCACGCCGGCTCCGGAGGTCTTCCACACCAACGAGGGGCACGCCGGATTCCTCGGCATCGAACGAATCCGTGAGCTCGTGCAGAGCGAGAACCTCTCCTTCGACGAGGCACTGCAGGCGGTGCGGGCCGGGACGGTCTTCACCACGCATACTCCGGTGCCGGCCGGCATCGACCGCTTCCCGCGGGAGAGCATCGTCGCTCACCTGAGCGGCTTGGAGGGGGTCCCGATCGAGCGCATCCTCGCCCTCGGCGCGGAGGAGGATCCGGCGATCTTCAACATGGCCCACATGGGTCTGCGCCTGGGGCAGCGCGCCAACGGCGTCTCATTGCTGCACGGCGAGGTGAGCCGCGGAATGTTCGCCGACCTCTGGCCCGGCTTCGACCAGGCCGAGGTGCCGATCCGCTCGATCACCAACGGCGTGCACGCGCCGACCTGGATGTCGCGCGACATCATGGAGCTCGCCGAGCGTGAGCTGGGCAGCGAGGCACTGGATGACGGCTCCTCCTGGAGTGCCATCGGGCGGGTCGGCGACGAGGAGCTGTGGGGCATCCGGCGCGATCTCCGCGAGCGGCTCGTGGGGGAGATCCGTCGGCGGGTGCGCGCGTCGGCGCTGCAGCGCGGGATGGCTGAGGCTGAGCTCGGCTGGACCTCCTCGACCTTCGACCCGGACGTGCTGACGATCGGCTTCGCCCGTCGCGTCCCCTCGTACAAGCGGCTGACCCTCATGCTGCGCGACCCTGAGCGGCTGCGCTCGCTGCTGCTGCACCCGGAGCGGCCGGTACAGATCGTCATCGCCGGAAAGAGCCACCCGGCCGACGACACCGGCAAGCAGCTGATCGCCCAGATGGTGACCTTCGCCGACGATCCGGCGGTCCGGCACCGCATCACCTTCCTGCCTGACTACGACATCGGCATGGCCCGCTACCTCTACTGGGGCGTCGACGTCTGGTTGAACAACCCGCTGCGCCCGCTGGAGGCCTGCGGCACGTCGGGGATGAAGGCGGCGCTGAACGGGGCCCTCAACCTCTCGATCCTCGACGGTTGGTGGGATGAGTGGTTCGACGGCGAGAACGGCTGGGCCATCCCGTCGGCCGACGGGGTCACTGACGTCGATCGCCGCGATGACGTGGAGGCGCTGGCCCTCTACGACCTCATCGAGCAGCAGGTCTCGACCCGCTTCTACGACCGGGCCAGCAACGGTGTTCCATCGCGCTGGGTGCAGATGGTGCGCCACACGATCTCCTCGCTCGGGCCGAAGGTTCTGGCGACACGAATGGTGCGCGACTACGTGAACGACCTCTACGCGCCGGCCGCCGCCTCGGGTGCCGTGCTGGCCGCGAATGGGCACGCGAAGGCGAAGGAGCTCAGCGTGTGGCGCTCCAAGGTTCTGGACGCGTGGCCGGGGGTCTCGGTCGCGCACGTCGAGTCGGTCGTGGAGGGTGATCCACAGCTGGGTGGCGTGCTGCGGCTGCGCAGCGAGGTCCGGCTCAACGGCCTGTCGATCGAGGACGTCGACGTGCAGGCGGTCTACGGAACCGTGGACGCCGAGGATCGTCTGGTCGATGTCGAGGTCATCTCGATGACGGTGGGCGATCACGTCGATGGCGTGATGCGATTCGAGGGTGACGTTCCCCTGCAGCGGACCGGATCCTTCGGCTACACGGTGCGGGTGCTCCCCAAGAACGAGCTGCTGGCCACCGAGGCCGAACTGGGACTCGTGGTGACGGCCTGA
- a CDS encoding ADP-ribosylglycohydrolase has translation MNWGVSHSASRASRIRGCLLGGAVGDALGAGIEFQSIDQIRQRYGRLGVTGFTAAYGQPNAITDDTQLTLFTVEALLGGDDVELVDRLWARYRAWACYQDWGAATSEPSQPVSPLERDPAMTAIRAPGNACLSGLRSGRRGTVDAPANRQSKGCGAVMRAAPFGLAADSPEQAWSEAIAGSVLTHGHPSGVLSSAAFAWIIRSLVAAMPLVDAVATAMARLEQEGDPGAECLRALRQGVELAAAGAPTPERLELLGGGWTGEEALAIAVFAALSEPSHLESTGSDSRDVLGSALLVAVNHSGDSDSTGAICGNLLGAALGVEAIPVEWGSEVEAASLVLDYADQLSARFPA, from the coding sequence GTGAATTGGGGCGTCAGCCACTCCGCGTCGAGGGCCTCCCGGATCCGCGGCTGTCTGCTCGGCGGGGCCGTCGGCGACGCGCTCGGCGCCGGCATCGAGTTCCAGAGCATCGATCAGATTCGTCAACGATACGGACGGCTCGGCGTCACTGGCTTCACCGCCGCCTACGGCCAGCCCAACGCCATCACCGACGACACCCAGCTGACCCTCTTCACCGTCGAAGCTCTGCTGGGCGGAGACGATGTAGAACTCGTGGATCGGCTCTGGGCGCGCTACCGAGCCTGGGCCTGTTACCAGGACTGGGGCGCCGCTACATCGGAACCCTCACAACCAGTAAGCCCGCTGGAACGCGATCCGGCTATGACCGCGATTCGCGCTCCAGGGAATGCCTGCCTCTCCGGCCTTCGCTCCGGGCGACGCGGCACGGTCGACGCGCCGGCGAATCGCCAGTCCAAGGGTTGCGGCGCCGTAATGCGGGCCGCGCCGTTCGGGTTGGCCGCAGATTCACCCGAGCAGGCATGGTCGGAGGCGATTGCCGGTTCCGTGCTCACCCACGGCCATCCGTCGGGTGTCCTCTCGTCCGCCGCATTCGCCTGGATCATCCGCTCCCTCGTTGCTGCGATGCCCCTGGTCGATGCCGTCGCCACTGCCATGGCCCGACTGGAGCAGGAGGGTGACCCGGGCGCGGAGTGTCTACGCGCGCTTCGGCAGGGTGTCGAGTTGGCGGCGGCCGGGGCGCCGACACCGGAGAGGCTCGAACTTCTCGGCGGCGGCTGGACGGGGGAAGAGGCGCTGGCGATCGCGGTCTTCGCCGCATTGAGCGAGCCCTCCCACCTCGAGTCGACTGGGAGCGATTCGCGGGATGTTCTCGGTTCGGCCCTCTTGGTTGCGGTGAACCACAGCGGCGACTCGGACTCGACCGGGGCGATCTGCGGAAATCTGTTGGGCGCCGCCCTCGGTGTAGAGGCGATCCCCGTCGAGTGGGGCAGCGAAGTCGAAGCTGCCTCTCTGGTGCTCGACTACGCCGACCAGCTGAGCGCCCGATTTCCGGCATGA
- a CDS encoding maltokinase gives MIGNERELAPLLAAWAPEQRWFAGKGREAEFSVQHLANLSDEPVQVAIYTLTAQYQPTTDHDTAAEQLVVAGETLLIEPEDVEVYQVPLAIYTEPAGHLEHALIGVLTGDGTVTAGSGGRAGWVYDALQDKDVTGLWMEGIRDSRVSGPLRFERFTEDDLPMEEPSLALTGEQSNTSLVYGGSAILKVFRRLEPGINPDIEVHRSLTELGAHNIAPLFGSMSAQIGDGEVSLAMLQEFMRTASDGWELAKTSVRDLMAEADLHASEAGGDFAGEAERLGAATAAVHSDLADAFGTAMMSSDDVRGLATSMHRRLDAALRIVPQLGEVETGLRATFDAFRAEADGLTVSTQRIHGDLHLGQALRTAQRWILLDFEGEPAASLPARRAFDSPLRDLAGMMRSFDYAARYQLVDAGQVAQLEYRAVEWAERNRSAFCDGYAEASGHDPRDQEALMRGYEADKAVYEAVYETRNRPSWLVVPLASLARLVAA, from the coding sequence GTGATCGGCAATGAAAGGGAACTCGCGCCACTCCTCGCCGCCTGGGCCCCCGAGCAGCGATGGTTCGCCGGCAAGGGTCGGGAGGCCGAGTTCAGCGTCCAGCACCTGGCGAATCTCAGCGACGAGCCGGTGCAGGTCGCGATCTACACCCTCACCGCGCAGTACCAGCCCACAACAGATCACGACACCGCGGCCGAGCAACTCGTCGTCGCCGGAGAAACACTGCTGATCGAGCCGGAGGATGTCGAGGTCTATCAGGTCCCGCTGGCCATCTACACCGAGCCGGCTGGGCATCTCGAGCACGCGTTGATCGGCGTGCTGACCGGAGATGGCACGGTCACGGCCGGCAGCGGTGGCCGGGCCGGCTGGGTCTACGACGCGCTGCAGGACAAGGACGTCACAGGCCTCTGGATGGAGGGCATCCGGGATTCGCGAGTGAGCGGGCCGCTGCGCTTCGAGCGCTTCACCGAAGACGACCTACCAATGGAGGAGCCAAGCCTGGCCCTCACCGGCGAGCAGTCGAACACCTCGCTCGTCTATGGCGGTTCGGCCATCCTCAAGGTCTTCCGGAGGCTGGAACCCGGTATAAATCCGGATATCGAGGTGCACCGCTCCCTCACCGAGCTCGGAGCCCACAACATCGCTCCGCTCTTCGGCAGCATGTCGGCCCAGATCGGCGACGGCGAGGTGAGCCTGGCCATGCTGCAGGAGTTCATGCGCACGGCGAGCGACGGCTGGGAACTGGCCAAGACGAGCGTGCGTGATCTGATGGCCGAGGCCGACCTGCATGCGTCGGAGGCCGGCGGGGATTTTGCCGGCGAGGCCGAGCGTCTGGGTGCCGCCACCGCCGCCGTGCACTCCGACCTCGCCGACGCCTTCGGCACCGCGATGATGTCGTCTGATGACGTGCGCGGGCTGGCAACCTCGATGCACCGCCGACTCGACGCCGCGCTGCGCATCGTGCCGCAGTTGGGTGAGGTTGAGACGGGCCTCCGCGCGACCTTCGACGCGTTCCGCGCCGAAGCCGACGGGTTGACGGTGAGCACCCAGCGCATCCACGGTGACCTTCACCTGGGCCAGGCGCTGCGCACTGCGCAGCGTTGGATTCTCCTGGATTTCGAAGGGGAACCAGCCGCGTCGCTGCCGGCTCGGCGGGCCTTCGACTCGCCGCTGCGGGACCTGGCCGGAATGATGCGCTCCTTCGATTACGCCGCCCGCTATCAGCTCGTCGACGCCGGTCAGGTGGCCCAGTTGGAGTACCGCGCCGTCGAGTGGGCCGAGCGCAACCGCAGCGCCTTCTGCGACGGCTACGCCGAGGCGTCCGGGCACGACCCGCGCGACCAGGAGGCGTTGATGCGGGGCTACGAGGCCGACAAGGCCGTCTACGAGGCGGTCTACGAGACGCGCAATCGACCCTCCTGGCTCGTGGTACCGCTCGCCTCGCTGGCCCGGCTGGTGGCCGCATGA